A window of the Zeugodacus cucurbitae isolate PBARC_wt_2022May chromosome 4, idZeuCucr1.2, whole genome shotgun sequence genome harbors these coding sequences:
- the LOC105211599 gene encoding protein Spindly-like encodes MEEDFQIEYMSLPLEDLQDHYGTLFERYRQMHDEAEEDIQRIHEMKRNLETAYAAENYLSQEIEELMQTLASIEKDNKGQTKVDTELEDLRRQHHTLTTDYTTLQQDYATLSAENVEMRRELETVKSSKRLSTSSMVNAGTEELTNRIATLEGENFSLMQKLEEFQESMVRQTLILAERESNIEVLRDQVTCLEENLRSKREDLDEKTTLLESTQEHLAEANAKLAMLETKPEGVDRKGNSLFAEVDDQRQAMKKLLAAQKKSYIDMKKMCNDSQSEIRRLKRENIAMHTELKECTSIFCSADRTYQNRLNDRIRQLLCQVEGLEKQLKVSQSRLSDLANEKGVEWLDSMLSFCKHETDELKKQLHSVRIQKASLEEQLRNVQQQMTRWRFEALKTRCVLLDREDILTEKGIAFKPIRAIEFNIDQKEQETARPRIVHASPGTPQYKSAKEREPQILSTPLGQQTIQNGNGSEIYNTREQEEQKENQNDFITSNDENIGTPQKQQKPTISLKAKPSFHNYLRESNSNSSSLANELQMAPPKNSKRQPPALDAQPGPSILSKKSDTLTSDENNQKNVQFSAQGPTVHDISANVSIGSESTIDGSNKEDNPKAFIKEVRKKPNVIIRHIVVPSKRKPQ; translated from the exons ATGGAAGAGGATTTTCAAATCGAATATATGTCGCTGCCACTTGAAGATCTCCAGGATCATTATGGGACATTGTTTGAGCGTTATCGACAAATGCACGATGAAGCAGAGGAGGACATACAGCGTATCCACGAAATGAAACGTAATTTGGAAACAGCTTATGCCGCCGAAAATTACCTCTCGCAGGAAATTGAGGAGCTCATGCAAACTCTTGCCTCCATTGAAAAGGACAATAAGGGACAAACAAAAGTAGATACAGAGTTAGAAGATTTACGCCGACAACATCACACATTAACCACGGACTACACTACGTTGCAGCAGGACTATGCTACGTTGAGTGCGGAGAATGTCGAAATGCGAAGAGAGCTAGAAACGGTAAAATCATCAAAAAGATTAAGCACATCATCGATGGTTAATGCTGGAACAGAAGAGCTCACCAACCGTATAGCAACGTTGGAAGGAGAAAACTTTTCTTTGATGCAAAAGTTGGAGGAATTCCAGGAGAGTATGGTGCGACAAACACTGATATTGGCAGAAAGAGAG AGTAATATTGAAGTTTTACGTGATCAAGTAACATGTTTGGAGGAAAATTTGCGTTCGAAACGTGAGGATTTAGATGAAAAGACAACTTTGCTTGAAAGCACGCAAGAACATTTAGCAGAAGCTAACGCAAAACTTGCCATGTTGGAAACAAAACCAGAAGGTGTTG ATCGCAAAGGCAACTCGCTTTTCGCCGAAGTGGATGATCAACGACAGGCAATGAAAAAACTTCTAGCTGCACAAAAGAAAAGCTACattgatatgaaaaaaatgtgcaaTGACAGTCAATCAGAAATACGACGATTGAAGCGGGAGAATATTGCAATGCATACAGAGCTTAAGGAGTGCACTTCAATTTTCTGTTCAGCAGACCGCACATATCAGa acAGGCTAAACGATCGTATACGCCAACTACTGTGTCAAGTGGAAGGATTAGAAAAGCAATTAAAAGTATCACAGAGTCGTCTAAGTGACTTAGCCAACGAAAAAGGTGTTGAATGGTTGGATTCAATGTTAAGTTTCTGCAA ACATGAAACTGATGAACTCAAGAAACAACTTCATAGTGTGCGAATACAAAAAGCCAGTTTGGAAGAACAGCTCCGCAATGTTCAACAGCAGATGACAag ATGGCGTTTCGAAGCATTAAAAACACGTTGTGTACTGCTCGATAGAGAGGATATATTGACTGAAAAGGGAATTGCGTTTAAACCTATTCGTGCAATAGAGTTTAATATTGACCAGAAAGAACAGGAGACTGCTCGACCTCGTATTGTGCACGCATCACCTGGCACTCCACAATATAAGTCCGCCAAGGAGAGAGAACCACAAATACTTAGCACCCCATTAGGACAACAAACTATTCAGAATGGGAATGGATCAGAAATATATAACACACGAGAACAAGaagaacaaaaagaaaatcaaaatgacTTCATCACGTCAAATGATGAAAATATTGGAACCCCACAAAAGCAGCAGAAACCGACTATTTCACTGAAGGCAAAACCAAGTTTCCATAATTATTTGCGCGAGAGTAATAGCAACAGTAGTTCTTTGGCAAACGAACTGCAGATGGCACCACCAAAGAATTCCAAAAGGCAACCCCCCGCACTGGATGCTCAACCGGGACCTTCGATTCTATCGAAGAAAAGTGATACACTCACCAGTGATGAAAATAACCAGAAGAATGTGCAGTTTAGTGCGCAAGGTCCCACTGTGCACGACATCAGTGCAAATGTCAGTATTGGTTCAGAGAGTACTATTGATGGTTCGAATAAAGAAGACAATCCCAAAGCCTTCATTAAAGAGGTACGAAAGAAACCCAATGTTATTATTCGTCACATTGTGGTGCCATCCAAACGTAAACCACAATAA